In the Terriglobia bacterium genome, TCCGCCTGGAACTGGCACATGAAATCATTCCGGGCCGCGCCGCCATCCACTCGCAACGCTGCCGGCCGCGCGCCGGTATCTTTTGCCATGGCCTCGACCACCTCGCGCGTCTGGTAGGCGATCGATTCGAGCGCCGCCCTCACAATGTGATTTCGATTGCTGCCGCGCGTCAGCCCCACAATCGTACCGCGCGCATACGCGTCCCAGTGCGGAGCGCCCAGGCCGACAAACGCCGGAACAAAATAGACGCCGTGGGAGTCCGCGACCGCCTGCGCCATCGCCTCGCTTTCTGCGGCGCTTTTGATCAGTCCCATCTCATCGCGCAGCCATTGCAGCGCCGCGCCGGCGATAAACACGCTGCCTTCGAGAGCATAGGTCGTCTTCCCATTGCGCCCCCAGCCCACCGTCGCCACCAGGCCCGAATCTGATTTTGGAATCTCCTCGCCCGCGTTCATCAGCAGAAACAGCCCCGTGCCATAAGTATTTTTCGCGCTGCCCTTGGCAAAACATTGATGCCCGAAAAGCGATGCCTGCTGGTCGCCAGCGACTCCGGCAATGGCAGTCCGGCCGCCAAAGATTTCCGTCTCTGCAATCACGCCGCTCGATTCCTTCACCTGCGGCAGCAACCCGCGCGGAACCTTAAAATGTTTCAAAATCTCTTCGTCCCATTCGAGCGAATGGATGTTGAACACCAGCGTGCGCGAGGCGTTGGAGACGTCGGTGGCGTGGACCTTTCCGCCGGAGAGTTTCCAGATGAGCCAGGTATCGATAGTCCCGGCCGCCAGTTCGCCGCGTTCGGCGCGCGCTCGAACACCCGGAACGTTCTCCAGCAGCCAGGCGATTTTGGTGCCGGAAAAGTAGGCGTCGGTCATCAGGCCGGTTTTGGAACGCAGGACTTTGTCATAACCCTCCGCGCGCAGCCGGTCGCACATGGGCGCCGTGCGCCGGCACTGCCACACGATGGCGTGAAAGACGGGTTCGCCGGTCGCGCGGTCCCACAGCACCACCGTTTCGCGCTGGTTGGTGATGCCGATGGCCGCAACGTCTTCCGGTCCGGCCTTGGCTTCGGCCAGCGCCTTCTCCGCCACGGCCCGCTGCGATTGCCAGATTTCCTCGGCGTCGTGCTCCACCCAGCCGGGCTGCGGATAATACTGCTTGAATTCCTGATTGGCGGCGGCGCGCGTCTGGCCGTCGCGGTCAAAAAGAATGGCGCGGGAACTCGTGGTCCCCTGGTCAAGCGCAAGAACGTATGTGGGCATGGAGCTTCCTCCGGGGCAAACTAGCGTAAGTGAACTCGGGGAGCAAAGCAAACGAAGAATTACTTTAGTTAGCAAGGTCTCCTTGTTTCAGTATCTTCCGGGCGCCAACGTACCAGGCCACTCGTAAGAATACGTAGAGCCAACTACCAGCTTTCCCGAATTGTGCCGAGGCTAAGCGGCCACTTATTATTGACATTTAGACAAGCAGGGGAGGGCCTGAACGGGTCCTGGCTGGTGGCAGCTTGAGGACCTTTACGTCAACGCGGCGGCGTCTCGTGCCCAGGGCCGCCAATGCTCATCAGAAAGGAGAAAAGTGATGGTGAAAACCGGTCTTCGCGGCATGGTGGCGGCGCTGACGGTCCTGCTCCTCTCGACGGCGGTCCCCGTCCTGGGGCAGCAAACAGCCCCTTTCCACCGATGGAATTTTGATTTTGGCGGCGGCGCGACCCCCACCGTCGGCACAACCAAGGATGAGCTTTCTACGGGATGGAATGTTACGGGAGGCGCCGGTTTCAACTTTAACCGGAACCTTGGCGTTGTCTTCCAGGTGCTCTATACGGGGCTTGGAGTCAACAACTCGGTGATACGCAAATTTAATGTGCCTGGCGCAGACGCTCACATCTGGGGCTTCACTCTCAATCCCGAGCTTCGCGTCAATCCCGACGGGCGGGTTGGGCTCTATTTCATCGGCGGCGGAGGGTATTACCGCCGCGTAGTGAACTTCACCGAGCCTACACTCCAGACGGTGCTCGTTTTCGATCCCTTCTTCGGGATCATCACCCCGGTAACCTATCAGGCCAAGACCATCATTGGAACCATCACAAGGGTCGGATGGGGCGGCAATGTCGGGGAAGGCGTCACCTTTCGTGTGGGAAACGGCGGCGCTAAATTGTTCGTCGAGGCGCGTTTCCACTATATCTCAACGCAATCGCGAGCCACCAAGATCGTCCCCATCACAGTCGGAATTCGCTGGTAAGTCAGCAGGACTGGCGCGGTAACGCGCTCGTACGGTCAGCGCCGTCCCGAGCGTGGCGCAATCCCGCGGCGCGAGATAGCGTTTCCCGCGCTGTATGCGAATAATACGACGCCTTGACGTTCAACGAATCCGCTGCTGGTAGCAGCCTCCAGCCGGTAACATACGGGCGTGGCGGAGGGACGCGCCTACCTGAAAACGCCTTCTCCGCCTCGAGTTGCATTCCGTGCGAACTTCCGTGGACAAAGGCAAGCGCTTCGTGAAACGCCGTCCGCTGGAATCGGTGATCGCGCTGGCTATGGCTGCCTTCCTCGTGGGCCGGGCGATCTCGAAGCTCGAAAACCGGCAACCCGGGACGTCAGACCCGCCACAATGGTGAACCTCACCGCGCTCCCGAATCATGAAGAGTCTGAAGAAATGGTCCCCTACCCGGAATGGTTTTTCACGGCCTACCCCACAAACGTGTTCCTGCTGGCGGCGCGCTGGAAAGAAAAAATGCCGCAATCGAAGCGGGAAATGAAGCGCAGGATGCTCGAACAGTTGAACGCCCGCGCCGCTTAAAGGTCTCGCCCTCCGGCGTTACAGCGACCATCTCCAGGCCGGCATTTTGAGTCTTGTGGCGAGCTGAAATCTGGCGCTACAGGAATCCGCTCCCCAGCGTCGCGCGCCGGCTTCGCTCAATCATCCCCATATCGCAGCCATTTACCGGCTTGAAAAACCGAACGGCATCCACGCATCGGCTGTGCAAGCGGGTGGAAAGCGGAACATCGGCGCGCGATCCACTCCTTTCTCCCGCCCCGATTGAACAACGGCTGAGGGCCGATGGGCCGTGGCAGATTCCCCGTTGCGCCCGCGCAGTTTCTCTGATAACCTTTCCGGTACTAAGATGTCTAGGTAGTGTGAGATTGCATATGCCCAAAACCGACTCACTGCAAGGATCGCTGGACCTGCTGGTGCTCAAGACCCTGTCGCGGCGGCCGCGCCTGCACGGCTACGCCATCATGTCGGCGATCCAGGCGATCTCCGGTGAAGTGCTCCAGGTGGAGGAAGGCTCACTCTATCCGGCCCTGCACCGCATGGAGGAGGCAGGCTGGATTCGCGCGGAATGGACCACCAAAGATAACGGGCGGCGCTCGCGCCTGTATCAACTGACCGCGGCAGGCAAGAAACAGCTTGCGGCAGAAGAGTCTCGCTGGTCGGCGGTGACCGCGGCTGTGAATCGAGTTCTAAGGACGGTGTGAAATGTCGTTATGGTCAAAGATCGCAAATGTCTTTCGCGGGGACCGGCTGAACCGTGAAATCGACGAAGAGTTCCAGTCGCACATCGAAGAGGCCATCGAGCACGGCTGCGACCCGGCAGAAGCGCGGCGAGCCTTTGGCCCGGCGCTGCGGCTGCGGGAGGAGTGCCGGGACGCCAGCCTGATGGTGTGGCTCGATTCGCTGCGCCCCGACGCCATCTTCGGCTGGCGGCAAATCAGGAAGAACAAAGTCTTTTCCGCTGCGGCCATCCTTTCGCTGGCGCTTGGCATCGGGGCCTGCGCCGGCGCGTTTCGGCTGGTGGACGCCTTGTTGCTGCGCCCGATGCCCGTCGCGCACCCTGCGGAGTTGTACGCTCTGGCCCGCCACGGGATTGGCTGGGATGGCAAACCCGAGACGTTCGACGGCTGGGCTTATCCGGACTTCCGGCTGATGCGTGCCGCGGTGAAAAATCAGGCCAATTTGATCGCCATCTCGTATATCGAGCGCGTCGATCTCACCTACGGCTCGGACCGGGAAATGGAGAAAGCGAACCGGCAATTTGTTTCGGGCTGGATGTTTGGGTCCTTCGGACTGCGGCCTGCCCTGGGCCGGCTGTTCACCACAAGTGATGACCTGAAACTCGGCGCGGATCCCTACGCCGTGCTCTCCTACGACTATTGGACGCGCCGCTTCGGCCAGGATCCCAAAGTCATCGGGCGCACCTTCCGGATGGGCAATCAGCTCTACCAGATGATTGGCGTAGGCCCCAAACATTTCACGGGCACGGAACCGGGAACCATGACGGATATCTTTATCCCCACAATGATGAATCCCCGGGTCGCTCGTTCGGATTCGACCTGGATCCGGGTACTGGCGCGAGTGAAGCCCGGTGTTGCCCACGAACCTCTTCGCGCGAAACTGGAGTCGGTTTCTCGAACGTTCGAAGCCGAGAGGGCGAAAGCATTCACCGGCGTCAGCAAAGAGCAGATCAAAAATTTTCTGAACCAGAGAGTGCTGCTCGAGCCCGCTGCGGCCGGTGTGTCGGACCTGCAGGGTGAATACCGGCTGCCGCTTGCTGCGCTCGGTGTCCTGGTGGTGCTCGTTCTGCTCATCGCCTGCGCGAACGTCGCCAACCTGATGACGGCGCAGGCGGCGTCACGGGCGCGCGAGATGGCGCTGCGCGTCTCGATTGGCGCGGGACGGCGGCGGCTGGTGCAAATGGTTCTGGGTCAAAGCGCCTGGATCGCGCTGTTCGCGGCGGCCATCGGAGGGGCGTTCGCATGGTGGTCCGCGCCGCTCGTCATCAGCATGATCAATCCGCCGGACAATCCCGTGCGCTTGGTTCTCCCCGCAGACTGGCGTGTGCTCGGGTTCGGTCTGGCGCTGACCATCGGTGTCACTTTGCTGTTTGGCCTGGCGCCGGCGTTGCGCGCTTCAGGAATCAAGCCCGTGAGCGCGCTGAAAGGTGGAGACAACCCGCATTCTCGACGCCGCCTGATGCGCGGCCTGGTCGCCGTGCAGACCGCATTTTGCTTCCTGGCGCTTTTCCTGGCCGGCCTGTTTGTCAGCACCTTCGAGCGGCTGTCTCATGAGCCCGTGGGTTTTTCCGCCCAACGGATCCTGACCCTGGAAACCGTGGCAGCAAGCCCGCAGTCGCCGGAATATTGGGGTCAGGTGGCCGAACATCTGCGGGAGGTGCCGGGCGTGGAAAGGGTCGCCATCGCCGACCGCGCGCTACTGGGTAACGATAGCTGGAACAATTACGTCTCGGTCAACGGCGCTCCTTCAAACGGAGTTCTGGCCTACCTCCTGAGCGCCTCGCCCGGCTGGATGGAAACCATGAAGATTCCTCTCCTTGCAGGAAGAGATTTTCTCCCCAGCGACACCTATCCCGGCGCTGCTATCGTGAACGAAAGCTTCGCCAAAGCTTTCTTCAACGGCAAAAATCCCGTGGGCAAGTCCTTTGAAGTGCTGCTCGATCAGGGCCCAAGTTATCGCTGCGTAATCGTGGGTCTGGTGCGCGATGCCCGCTATCGCAGCCTGCGTGAGCCTGTTTTGCCCCAGGCGTATCTTCCATTTCGCGCTCTTGACGCCCAGGGTGCGTTGCAGCCCAGGGGCACAGCGATCTTCATCATCCGCACCGCCAGCCCCAACCCTCTCGCGCTGGCTTCAACTCTGAGGCGGGAAGTGTCGCGATTCCGACCTGAATTCCGCGTCAGTAACGTGCGCACACAAACCGAAATTGACCGGTCACACACCGTTCGAGAGCGAGTCCTCGCGAGGCTGGCGATGTTTTTTGCCATTGTCGCTTTATTGCTTGCCGGTCTGGGCCTGTACGGCGTGCTCAACTATTCCGTGCTCCA is a window encoding:
- a CDS encoding PadR family transcriptional regulator, encoding MPKTDSLQGSLDLLVLKTLSRRPRLHGYAIMSAIQAISGEVLQVEEGSLYPALHRMEEAGWIRAEWTTKDNGRRSRLYQLTAAGKKQLAAEESRWSAVTAAVNRVLRTV
- a CDS encoding ABC transporter permease; this translates as MSLWSKIANVFRGDRLNREIDEEFQSHIEEAIEHGCDPAEARRAFGPALRLREECRDASLMVWLDSLRPDAIFGWRQIRKNKVFSAAAILSLALGIGACAGAFRLVDALLLRPMPVAHPAELYALARHGIGWDGKPETFDGWAYPDFRLMRAAVKNQANLIAISYIERVDLTYGSDREMEKANRQFVSGWMFGSFGLRPALGRLFTTSDDLKLGADPYAVLSYDYWTRRFGQDPKVIGRTFRMGNQLYQMIGVGPKHFTGTEPGTMTDIFIPTMMNPRVARSDSTWIRVLARVKPGVAHEPLRAKLESVSRTFEAERAKAFTGVSKEQIKNFLNQRVLLEPAAAGVSDLQGEYRLPLAALGVLVVLVLLIACANVANLMTAQAASRAREMALRVSIGAGRRRLVQMVLGQSAWIALFAAAIGGAFAWWSAPLVISMINPPDNPVRLVLPADWRVLGFGLALTIGVTLLFGLAPALRASGIKPVSALKGGDNPHSRRRLMRGLVAVQTAFCFLALFLAGLFVSTFERLSHEPVGFSAQRILTLETVAASPQSPEYWGQVAEHLREVPGVERVAIADRALLGNDSWNNYVSVNGAPSNGVLAYLLSASPGWMETMKIPLLAGRDFLPSDTYPGAAIVNESFAKAFFNGKNPVGKSFEVLLDQGPSYRCVIVGLVRDARYRSLREPVLPQAYLPFRALDAQGALQPRGTAIFIIRTASPNPLALASTLRREVSRFRPEFRVSNVRTQTEIDRSHTVRERVLARLAMFFAIVALLLAGLGLYGVLNYSVLQRRREIGIRMALGAPAASIARHVTTDVFSMLLAGTLGGLALGMAAVRYVESLFYQVKPTDPAMLALPSLIILAAALLAALPPVVRAITIDPATVLHSE
- a CDS encoding outer membrane beta-barrel protein, with translation MVKTGLRGMVAALTVLLLSTAVPVLGQQTAPFHRWNFDFGGGATPTVGTTKDELSTGWNVTGGAGFNFNRNLGVVFQVLYTGLGVNNSVIRKFNVPGADAHIWGFTLNPELRVNPDGRVGLYFIGGGGYYRRVVNFTEPTLQTVLVFDPFFGIITPVTYQAKTIIGTITRVGWGGNVGEGVTFRVGNGGAKLFVEARFHYISTQSRATKIVPITVGIRW
- the glpK gene encoding glycerol kinase GlpK produces the protein MPTYVLALDQGTTSSRAILFDRDGQTRAAANQEFKQYYPQPGWVEHDAEEIWQSQRAVAEKALAEAKAGPEDVAAIGITNQRETVVLWDRATGEPVFHAIVWQCRRTAPMCDRLRAEGYDKVLRSKTGLMTDAYFSGTKIAWLLENVPGVRARAERGELAAGTIDTWLIWKLSGGKVHATDVSNASRTLVFNIHSLEWDEEILKHFKVPRGLLPQVKESSGVIAETEIFGGRTAIAGVAGDQQASLFGHQCFAKGSAKNTYGTGLFLLMNAGEEIPKSDSGLVATVGWGRNGKTTYALEGSVFIAGAALQWLRDEMGLIKSAAESEAMAQAVADSHGVYFVPAFVGLGAPHWDAYARGTIVGLTRGSNRNHIVRAALESIAYQTREVVEAMAKDTGARPAALRVDGGAARNDFMCQFQADILGIPVERPVTTEATALGAAYLAGLATGFWKNERELASQLRIARRFEPAMPESRRNELYEGWLRAVERAKGWAKAES